The following are encoded in a window of Streptomyces sp. Go-475 genomic DNA:
- a CDS encoding NAD(P)H-quinone oxidoreductase — MYAITIPEPGGPEALVWDEVPDPVPGEGEVLVEVAAGAVNRADLLQRQGFYDPPPGASPYPGLECSGRIAEIGPGVSGWDVGDEVCALLAGGGYAEKVVVPAGQLLPVPDGVELKHAAALPEVVCTVWSNVFMIAHLRPGETLLVHGGSSGIGTMAIQLAKAVGARVAVTAGTKEKLDRCAELGADILVNYREQDFVEEVRKATDGAGADVILDNMGAKYLERNVKALAVNGRLAIIGMQGGVKGELNIGALLAKRAAITGASLRARPLEEKAAIVAAVREHVWPLFPSGRLRPVVDRELPMPEAAAAHRVVEESGHIGKVLLIAPQGA; from the coding sequence ATGTATGCGATCACGATTCCCGAACCCGGTGGGCCCGAGGCGCTGGTCTGGGACGAGGTCCCGGATCCCGTGCCCGGCGAGGGCGAGGTCCTGGTCGAGGTGGCGGCCGGGGCCGTCAACCGGGCCGACCTCCTGCAGCGGCAGGGCTTCTACGACCCGCCGCCCGGCGCCTCCCCCTACCCCGGCCTGGAGTGCTCCGGGCGGATCGCCGAGATCGGCCCCGGCGTCTCCGGCTGGGACGTCGGCGACGAGGTGTGCGCGCTGCTCGCCGGCGGCGGTTACGCCGAGAAGGTGGTCGTCCCGGCCGGACAGCTGCTGCCCGTGCCGGACGGCGTCGAGCTGAAGCACGCCGCGGCCCTGCCCGAGGTGGTCTGCACCGTCTGGTCGAACGTCTTCATGATCGCCCACCTGCGTCCCGGCGAGACGCTCCTGGTGCACGGCGGCTCCAGCGGCATCGGCACCATGGCCATCCAGCTGGCCAAGGCCGTCGGCGCCCGGGTCGCCGTCACGGCCGGCACGAAGGAGAAGCTGGACCGGTGCGCGGAGCTGGGCGCCGACATCCTGGTCAACTACCGCGAGCAGGACTTCGTCGAGGAGGTCAGGAAGGCCACGGACGGCGCCGGTGCCGACGTCATCCTCGACAACATGGGGGCGAAGTACCTGGAGCGCAACGTCAAGGCCCTCGCCGTCAACGGCCGGCTCGCGATCATCGGCATGCAGGGCGGCGTCAAGGGCGAGCTGAACATCGGCGCCCTGCTCGCCAAGCGCGCCGCCATCACCGGGGCGTCCCTGCGCGCCCGGCCGCTGGAGGAGAAGGCGGCCATCGTCGCGGCCGTGCGCGAACACGTCTGGCCCCTGTTCCCCAGCGGCCGTCTCCGCCCGGTCGTCGACCGCGAACTCCCGATGCCGGAGGCGGCCGCCGCCCACCGGGTCGTGGAGGAGAGCGGCCACATCGGCAAGGTGCTGCTGATCGCCCCGCAGGGGGCCTGA
- a CDS encoding bacterial proteasome activator family protein, whose amino-acid sequence MEMPRNERSPENPQILVVGQDGMALGGGSGDEESRETPVTEQVEQPAKVMRIGSMIKQLLEEVRAAPLDEASRVRLKEIHASSVKELEDGLAPELVEELERLSLPFTDEATPSDAELRIAQAQLVGWLEGLFHGIQTTLFAQQMAARAQLEQMRRALPPGVGHDGLDEQHPGGRSGGPYL is encoded by the coding sequence ATGGAGATGCCGAGGAACGAAAGGTCGCCGGAGAACCCGCAGATCCTGGTCGTGGGCCAGGACGGCATGGCGCTCGGCGGCGGCAGCGGAGACGAGGAGTCCCGCGAGACCCCGGTCACGGAACAGGTGGAGCAGCCCGCCAAGGTCATGCGGATCGGCAGCATGATCAAGCAGCTTCTGGAGGAAGTGCGCGCGGCTCCCCTGGACGAGGCCAGCCGGGTCCGGCTCAAGGAGATCCACGCCAGCTCGGTGAAGGAGCTGGAGGACGGTCTGGCGCCCGAGCTGGTCGAGGAGCTGGAGCGGCTCTCCCTGCCGTTCACGGACGAGGCGACCCCGAGCGACGCGGAGCTGCGCATCGCCCAGGCCCAGCTGGTCGGCTGGCTGGAGGGGCTGTTCCACGGCATCCAGACCACGCTGTTCGCCCAGCAGATGGCGGCCCGCGCCCAGCTGGAGCAGATGCGCCGCGCCCTCCCGCCGGGCGTCGGCCACGACGGCCTCGACGAGCAGCACCCGGGCGGCCGGTCGGGCGGCCCGTACCTGTAG
- a CDS encoding protein kinase: protein MSQDGAQGQHTGRALASGRYQLRDLLGQGGMASVHLAYDSVLDRQVAIKTLHTDLGREQAFRERFRREAQAVAKLTHTNIVSVFDTGEDTLDGMTTPYIVMEYVEGRPLGSVLDEDVRQQGAMPADKALKITADVLAALEISHEMGLVHRDIKPGNVMMTKRGVVKVMDFGIARAMQSGVTSMTQTGMVVGTPQYLSPEQALGRGVDARSDLYSVGIMLFQLVTGRLPFDADSPLAIAYAHVQEEPPVPSSVNRALPPAVDALIARALKKNPNERFPSAEAMRDECLRVAASFQAAPPSIVPGAQTPSGAGVGSAVFPPVDQATPPPSGQVQTPYQPTPPPNPYGTPAPSAPSPAYGYPQQGGYQTPTPAGYSPQPGPSTPPPYNLTPPTSTGSSGGGRSNRPVIIGSVIVSVIAVGGLVTALLLNGGGEENTGGGGDASASASAPASADKKPGYRGPDTSKTIDTEECTEPQESYNDPEKIRIPNFKFKNITSVKACLQAAGWQVKTTDVDENTYGDGTVMNQFPSADTDVDPKNMPEIELGVSTGNPPS from the coding sequence ATGAGCCAGGACGGCGCACAGGGCCAGCACACGGGGCGGGCGCTCGCCAGTGGCCGCTATCAACTGCGTGACCTCCTCGGCCAGGGCGGCATGGCCTCGGTGCACCTCGCCTACGACAGCGTGCTCGACCGACAGGTCGCGATCAAGACACTTCACACGGATCTCGGACGGGAACAGGCCTTCCGCGAGCGGTTCCGCCGCGAGGCCCAGGCCGTGGCCAAGCTCACGCACACCAACATCGTCTCGGTCTTCGACACCGGCGAGGACACCCTCGACGGCATGACGACGCCGTACATCGTCATGGAGTACGTCGAGGGCCGCCCGCTCGGCTCGGTCCTCGACGAGGACGTCCGGCAGCAGGGCGCGATGCCCGCCGACAAGGCGCTGAAGATCACCGCCGACGTGCTGGCCGCGCTGGAGATCAGCCACGAGATGGGCCTGGTCCACCGCGACATCAAACCGGGCAACGTGATGATGACCAAGCGCGGCGTGGTCAAGGTCATGGACTTCGGCATCGCCCGCGCCATGCAGTCCGGTGTGACGTCGATGACGCAGACCGGCATGGTCGTCGGCACCCCGCAGTACCTCTCGCCGGAACAGGCCCTCGGCCGCGGTGTGGACGCCCGCTCCGACCTGTACTCGGTCGGCATCATGCTGTTCCAACTGGTCACCGGGCGGCTGCCCTTCGACGCGGACTCGCCGCTGGCCATAGCGTATGCGCACGTCCAGGAGGAGCCGCCGGTCCCGTCCTCGGTGAACCGCGCGCTGCCCCCGGCCGTGGACGCGCTGATCGCCCGCGCCCTGAAGAAGAACCCGAACGAGCGCTTCCCGAGTGCCGAGGCCATGCGCGACGAGTGCCTGCGCGTGGCGGCGTCCTTCCAGGCCGCGCCGCCCAGCATCGTCCCGGGCGCGCAGACCCCGAGCGGCGCGGGCGTCGGGTCGGCCGTCTTCCCGCCGGTGGACCAGGCGACCCCGCCGCCCTCGGGCCAGGTCCAGACGCCGTACCAGCCGACCCCGCCGCCGAACCCGTACGGCACACCCGCCCCCTCGGCGCCGTCCCCGGCCTACGGCTATCCGCAGCAGGGCGGCTACCAGACGCCGACCCCGGCCGGCTACTCCCCGCAGCCGGGCCCGTCGACCCCGCCGCCGTACAACCTCACGCCCCCGACCTCGACGGGCTCCTCGGGCGGCGGCCGGAGCAACCGGCCGGTGATCATCGGCTCGGTCATCGTGTCCGTCATCGCGGTCGGCGGCCTGGTCACCGCGCTCCTGCTGAACGGCGGCGGCGAGGAGAACACGGGCGGGGGCGGCGACGCGAGCGCGTCCGCGTCGGCGCCGGCTTCCGCGGACAAGAAGCCCGGCTACCGGGGCCCGGACACCTCCAAGACGATCGACACGGAGGAGTGCACGGAGCCGCAGGAGTCCTACAACGACCCCGAGAAGATCCGGATCCCGAACTTCAAGTTCAAGAACATCACGTCGGTCAAGGCCTGCCTGCAGGCGGCCGGCTGGCAGGTGAAGACCACGGACGTCGACGAGAACACGTACGGCGACGGCACGGTCATGAACCAGTTCCCGTCCGCCGACACCGACGTCGACCCGAAGAACATGCCCGAGATCGAGCTCGGCGTCTCGACGGGCAACCCGCCGTCCTGA
- a CDS encoding protein kinase encodes MAQQQRAQGPSDPEATGGGMSDAPESWGNGGLVGDGRYRLTHRLGRGGMAEVFAAEDVRLGRTVAVKLLRSDLAEDPVSKARFTREAQSVAGLNHHAIVAVYDSGEDFVGGQSVPYIVMELVEGRTIRDLLLNAEAPGPEQALIIVSGVLEALAYSHQHGIVHRDIKPANVIITHNGAVKVMDFGIARALHGASTTMTQTGMVMGTPQYLSPEQALGKAVDHRSDLYATGCLLYELLALRPPFTGETPLSVVYQHVQDIPTPPSEVSDACPPELDGLAMRALAKEPDDRFQTAEEMRGLVQYALQMLYDQGGHTGTWNTGPVDMHEGRHTPSGGFAGTAVMGHPGDASGTTQIPSPILPSGYGNGDDGGFEGNGNKGSGRGKLWILAVLAVIAIAAGVALALQNTGDNKDDPSKKQSPTSSQTTEEKTPSETPSDEVTDEPTDTSTDDGTGTGNGNGNWTPSYTPSYTPSQSAPESPTGEPTGQPTSQEPTGEPTDQEPTDPGSTPTGDTGGTDAGTTTGVVGGPGGEGG; translated from the coding sequence ATGGCACAGCAGCAGCGCGCTCAGGGCCCGTCCGACCCCGAGGCGACTGGCGGCGGCATGTCGGACGCGCCGGAGTCCTGGGGCAACGGCGGGCTGGTCGGGGACGGCCGGTACCGGCTGACCCACAGACTCGGCCGGGGCGGCATGGCCGAGGTGTTCGCAGCCGAGGACGTCCGCCTCGGACGCACCGTCGCCGTCAAGCTGCTCCGCTCCGACCTCGCCGAGGACCCGGTGTCCAAGGCGCGCTTCACGCGCGAGGCCCAGTCGGTGGCCGGCCTCAACCACCACGCGATCGTCGCCGTGTACGACTCCGGCGAGGACTTCGTGGGCGGCCAGTCCGTGCCGTACATCGTCATGGAGCTGGTCGAGGGCCGCACCATCCGCGACCTGCTGCTGAACGCCGAGGCGCCCGGCCCCGAGCAGGCGCTGATCATCGTCTCGGGCGTCCTGGAGGCGCTCGCCTACTCGCACCAGCACGGCATCGTGCACCGCGACATCAAGCCGGCCAACGTCATCATCACGCACAACGGCGCCGTGAAGGTGATGGACTTCGGCATCGCCCGCGCCCTGCACGGCGCGTCCACGACGATGACGCAGACCGGCATGGTCATGGGCACCCCGCAGTACCTCTCCCCCGAGCAGGCCCTCGGCAAGGCCGTCGACCACCGCTCCGACCTGTACGCCACCGGCTGCCTGCTCTACGAGCTGCTCGCGCTGCGCCCGCCGTTCACCGGCGAGACCCCGCTGTCGGTGGTCTACCAGCACGTCCAGGACATCCCGACGCCGCCGTCCGAGGTCTCCGACGCCTGCCCGCCGGAGCTGGACGGCCTGGCCATGCGCGCGCTCGCCAAGGAGCCCGACGACCGTTTCCAGACGGCCGAGGAGATGCGCGGACTGGTCCAGTACGCGCTGCAGATGCTCTACGACCAGGGCGGCCACACCGGCACCTGGAACACCGGCCCGGTCGACATGCACGAGGGCCGGCACACCCCGTCGGGCGGCTTCGCCGGCACGGCCGTCATGGGCCACCCCGGGGACGCCTCCGGCACCACGCAGATCCCCTCGCCGATCCTGCCCTCCGGCTACGGCAACGGGGACGACGGCGGCTTCGAGGGCAACGGCAACAAGGGCAGCGGCCGGGGCAAGCTGTGGATCCTCGCCGTGCTCGCGGTGATCGCCATCGCCGCGGGTGTCGCCCTGGCCCTGCAGAACACCGGCGACAACAAGGACGACCCGAGCAAGAAGCAGTCGCCGACCTCCTCGCAGACGACCGAGGAGAAGACGCCCAGCGAGACGCCGAGCGACGAGGTCACCGACGAGCCGACCGACACGTCCACGGACGACGGCACCGGCACCGGGAACGGCAACGGCAACTGGACGCCGTCGTACACCCCGTCCTACACGCCGTCGCAGAGCGCCCCCGAGTCGCCCACCGGCGAGCCGACGGGCCAGCCGACCTCCCAGGAGCCGACCGGCGAGCCGACCGACCAGGAGCCCACGGACCCGGGCAGCACGCCGACGGGCGACACGGGCGGCACCGACGCCGGCACCACCACCGGTGTGGTCGGCGGCCCGGGCGGCGAGGGCGGCTGA
- the pdhA gene encoding pyruvate dehydrogenase (acetyl-transferring) E1 component subunit alpha, with amino-acid sequence MTVESTAARTPRRSAGSKAGTTGTKRTTRTTAKKDAGAKGTEPQLVQLLTPEGKRVKNAEFDKYVAGVTPEELRGLYRDMVLTRRFDAEATSLQRQGELGLWASLLGQEAAQIGSGRALRDDDYVFPTYREHGVAWCRGVDPTNLLGMFRGVNNGGWDPNGNNFHLYTIVIGSQTLHATGYAMGVAKDGADSAVIAYFGDGASSQGDVAESFTFSAVYNAPVVFFCQNNQWAISEPTEKQSRVPIYQRAQGFGFPGVRVDGNDVLGCLAVTRWALERARAGEGPTLVEAFTYRMGAHTTSDDPTRYRGDEERQAWEAKDPILRLRRYLEASNHADEGFFAELEAESEALGKRVREAVRAMPDPDHFAIFENVYADGHALVDEERAQFAAYQASFADEGGN; translated from the coding sequence GTGACCGTGGAGAGCACTGCCGCGCGCACACCGCGACGCAGCGCCGGAAGCAAGGCCGGCACCACCGGCACCAAGCGCACCACCCGCACCACCGCCAAGAAGGACGCCGGCGCCAAGGGCACCGAGCCCCAGCTCGTGCAACTGCTGACGCCCGAGGGCAAGCGGGTCAAGAACGCCGAGTTCGACAAGTACGTCGCCGGTGTCACCCCGGAAGAGCTCCGCGGCCTCTACCGCGACATGGTGCTCACCCGCCGCTTCGACGCCGAAGCCACCTCCCTGCAGCGCCAGGGCGAGCTGGGCCTGTGGGCCTCGCTGCTCGGCCAGGAGGCCGCCCAGATCGGCTCCGGCCGGGCCCTGCGCGACGACGACTACGTCTTCCCCACCTACCGAGAGCACGGCGTCGCCTGGTGCCGCGGGGTGGACCCGACCAACCTGCTCGGCATGTTCCGCGGCGTGAACAACGGCGGCTGGGACCCGAACGGCAACAACTTCCACCTCTACACGATCGTCATCGGCTCCCAGACGCTGCACGCCACCGGCTACGCCATGGGCGTCGCCAAGGACGGCGCGGACAGCGCGGTGATCGCCTACTTCGGCGACGGCGCCTCCAGCCAGGGCGACGTGGCCGAGTCGTTCACCTTCTCCGCGGTCTACAACGCCCCCGTCGTGTTCTTCTGCCAGAACAACCAGTGGGCCATCTCCGAACCCACCGAGAAGCAGTCCCGCGTGCCGATCTACCAGCGCGCCCAGGGCTTCGGCTTCCCGGGCGTCCGGGTCGACGGCAACGACGTGCTCGGCTGCCTCGCGGTCACCCGGTGGGCCCTGGAGCGGGCCCGCGCCGGCGAGGGCCCGACCCTCGTCGAGGCGTTCACCTACCGCATGGGCGCCCACACCACCTCCGACGACCCGACCCGCTACCGCGGCGACGAGGAGCGCCAGGCCTGGGAGGCCAAGGACCCGATCCTGCGCCTTCGCCGCTATCTGGAGGCCTCAAACCACGCGGACGAGGGATTCTTCGCGGAACTGGAGGCCGAGTCCGAGGCGTTGGGCAAACGAGTGCGCGAGGCGGTCCGCGCCATGCCGGACCCGGACCACTTCGCCATCTTCGAGAACGTCTACGCGGACGGCCACGCGCTCGTCGACGAGGAGCGCGCCCAGTTCGCCGCGTACCAGGCGTCGTTCGCCGACGAGGGGGGCAACTGA
- a CDS encoding alpha-ketoacid dehydrogenase subunit beta, producing the protein MAEKLALAKAINESLRRALESDDKVLIMGEDVGKLGGVFRVTDGLQKDFGESRVIDTPLAESGIVGTAIGLALRGYRPVVEIQFDGFVFPAYDQIVTQLAKMHARSLGKVKLPVVVRIPYGGGIGAVEHHSESPESLFAHVAGLKIVSPSNASDAYWMMQQAIQSDDPVIFFEPKRRYWDKGEVNTEAIPGPLHKAQVVREGTDLTLAAYGPMVKLCQEVADAAAEEGRSLEVLDLRSVSPLDFDSIQASVEKTRRLVVVHEAPVFFGSGAEIAARITERCFYHLEAPVLRVGGYHAPYPPARLEEEYLPNLDRVLDAVDRSLAY; encoded by the coding sequence ATGGCTGAGAAGCTGGCTTTGGCCAAGGCGATCAACGAGTCGCTGCGCCGCGCCCTGGAGTCCGACGACAAGGTCCTGATCATGGGCGAGGACGTCGGCAAGCTCGGCGGCGTCTTCCGGGTGACGGACGGGCTGCAGAAGGACTTCGGCGAGAGCCGCGTCATCGACACCCCGCTCGCCGAGTCGGGCATCGTCGGCACGGCGATCGGCCTGGCCCTGCGCGGCTACCGCCCCGTGGTGGAGATCCAGTTCGACGGCTTCGTCTTCCCGGCGTACGACCAGATCGTCACGCAGCTCGCGAAGATGCACGCCCGCTCGCTGGGCAAGGTCAAGCTCCCGGTCGTCGTGCGCATCCCCTACGGCGGCGGCATCGGCGCGGTGGAGCACCACTCCGAGTCGCCCGAGTCGCTCTTCGCGCACGTGGCGGGCCTGAAGATCGTCAGCCCGTCGAACGCGTCGGACGCGTACTGGATGATGCAGCAGGCCATCCAGAGCGACGACCCGGTGATCTTCTTCGAGCCCAAGCGCCGCTACTGGGACAAGGGCGAGGTCAACACGGAGGCGATCCCGGGCCCGCTGCACAAGGCCCAGGTGGTCCGCGAGGGCACCGACCTGACCCTGGCCGCCTACGGCCCGATGGTGAAGCTCTGCCAGGAGGTCGCGGACGCGGCCGCCGAGGAGGGCAGGAGCCTGGAGGTCCTGGACCTGCGCTCGGTCTCCCCCCTCGACTTCGACTCGATCCAGGCCTCGGTCGAGAAGACCCGCCGCCTGGTCGTCGTCCACGAGGCGCCGGTGTTCTTCGGCTCGGGCGCGGAGATCGCCGCCCGGATCACGGAGCGCTGCTTCTACCACCTGGAGGCCCCGGTGCTCCGGGTCGGCGGCTACCACGCGCCGTACCCGCCGGCCCGCCTGGAGGAGGAGTACCTGCCGAACCTGGACCGGGTGCTGGATGCCGTCGACCGCTCGCTGGCGTACTGA